In Phaeodactylum tricornutum CCAP 1055/1 chromosome 10, whole genome shotgun sequence, a single genomic region encodes these proteins:
- the Sec7D gene encoding predicted protein (Sec7 domain-containing expressed protein of unknown function, distantly similar to plant and animal GDP/GTP exchange factors), whose amino-acid sequence MLDAWSGGFKGLGLASGDVPGKNGIAINPHTLFLHSKLLPLLEKLLRETRTRKTKDVNTNLQSAILALRTFLTEDWPPSKAGTTTNPETGAAQATSRANAGHTISKSPMDGVHTEADVKTVTNDTTLLSEETEEEETQSETTIETEVAEPPEEAPRIPDVKAHASEDAAVEEITEHPAETDQVEPTSVPPEQPGAIPGLEKPPAPTSDYDDDGIPKDDPQTREPVHESVVSTLEVLMQILQHPSKTNKSVEYILDAINLLVSYRYVSGRAGGRDDVSGSGSQTAVSTENETDDTVVQELSAPSSSLLHRLLESVAKCSEILNVDVIHICLIKTLTSIMTSPKCGVHEASMLLCLKATFHVFLVTKSQTAKDMSKAALLDMLRSVFSRMEAYDVIVRSRRHHLVGSEASETEIATDTSATLASQIDLSTGSNGSDNTGTYRPPPFTSQYHTDSYVLFRALCKMSAKELPADTTDSESNTTSNRLFSTSSNATDPMALNNKLLSLDLILSSLDYCGDAFGREPRFLHLVQHYLCVSLLQNCMSHQTQVAFLSQKIFLILVHKFKGHLKQEIEVFLSNIFLRVLDSPNSSFKQKALVLESLRSLCRDPTLLTQIFLNYDCDFNAMNLYKDIVHQLTKLGGKATTTLSSSFTKKEAEEEFELSLAGMEVLVTILKAFLRALALPGGEDDTDDTAGAAIRGILQLDVGLAATSKSPIHPSTASSASSVVSEELPKSDGNESAEGNRSAQVAGRIVDAFEMKRNAEQNFEIGAVKFTLSLKGGLAFFIANGFVRRNARDIALFFLRNRDKLDKTQMGEALGREPDAAFVKEEGLESDNGGPGFWVRILHHYADALDLSGLPFDEAIRLFLSGFRLPGEAQKIDRIMEKFAEKFTSQNPDLFPSADTAFILAFSVIMLNTDLHNPSIKPERRMTVDSFVRNNSGIGQDGGDLPKEFLEEIFDRIKEQPFSLKEDDAAREKAGAHKQIFDTSVFFERSTFSRSTADDKKREMFKKEKNEMMAVTQRLIRRRPDQNNRSQATSLTDTISPSDVVKPMFDVTWGPMIGILSQVLECSDDERAVAVCLNGFVYAVRIAAHSKMSLARDTFVSSLAKFTFLGSLKEMKRKNVESIRTLLSIAVIDGDFLNESWGPVLQCISQLARLRLTASGLDSDESFLVEKEKAKKAATPNRGREAEESNGRAVLEAVQEVLIFKVFSSSVSLSAKSLGHFISELIAVSESEIAGNSKQGITGMEPTGNGTEATKKIGDGPAIFSLQRLVEVADYNMNVRPRLVWAQIWVMMADYFAKIACHENAFVSVFAIDSLKQLSFKFLEKPELSEFNFQRLFLKPFLVVMEDPCSREDGRELVLRCIDNMIRTKAYNLRSGWKVVFSILTRSATDPSEKIDYLGLATLQRLLDDHLNDLFIPLEDTTLVNDLEALSALERRNRNSNVDDFVGLCKASLSFVQREDTDSPRPAGLSMRAFCHTAIYSDLLAAKRILPPVSGEQFEDREEAGYTYPELDRTEALEMVLWRPLLEGLADGIRSTLRSSAGGVGCIIQRGSVLALRAILLRHGHIFSTNQIAAILKYTVIPAIQAGAEADKGSVVSVTSESPSISNIDFLVDPYPIPPPPDDVSLLRFEAMNTTPHSRSLGPAELMLEASFSDLRHCGDGDLRRAFILAKKAAAVAPKVIEQAFPDSWIATTAPVALGLLTDIVSELCLERGLDGREKVWSLICNQYTLWYLGRDNPTWTPCEALVRIACQEMRRFPKRLAEFSPKLESSEATAWSISVCLLFSKLLSESSRIQMDTCKSLVHRKEKALVVQKSKDTDTDSLDDVDDIPITTPYGKGLIVKNRNDRYRAEIEGGADIFLEMNVISLDFGASLFSPVEGSVRKVIPLEDDRDISSVPSTGQDRLRLSGGIPREVNVPNAYWQELVPILKIRCVAAHCLQESLAVLIEDFVLFLPENVVVELLKTLNGCRAAAQEAARDEDVATAFQEALFHDWGDGVAEVEQALESAARLSHLHGSAMFFLAQEASATQALVSLLSPLYLHKQGRGTLQVEEWGRKMFAEPHVMAAIKEVTNKFLESEEKDGHLIDPNVWRNLQESGGKVALYCTFFGTVVVNLLKLIRSVEEDQFSLHLQEFFPILCSLVLVQSDEIRKAVQEILQLQVAPMLQVKV is encoded by the exons ATGTTGGATGCCTGGAGCGGTGGGTTCAAAGGCTTGGGCCTCGCGTCGGGTGACGTGCCGGGCAAGAATGGCATAGCAATCAATCCACACACTCTTTTTCTGCATTCCAAGCTCCTACCCTTGTTGGAAAAGTTACTCCGGGAGACCCGCACGCGGAAAACCAAG GATGTCAATACGAATCTTCAGTCGGCTATTTTAGCGCTTCGAACGTTTCTGACGGAAGATTGGCCTCCATCCAAAGCTGGTACGACAACAAACCCCGAGACGGGGGCGGCGCAGGCAACCTCTCGGGCCAATGCCGGCCATACGATAAGTAAGTCTCCAATGGACGGAGTCCACACCGAGGCTGATGTCAAAACAGTGACGAACGACACAACACTACTCAGcgaggaaacggaagaagaagaaacccaGTCGGAAACAACTATCGAAACGGAAGTTGCGGAACCCCCGGAGGAAGCCCCTCGTATTCCAGACGTGAAGGCGCACGCCAGCGAGGATGCCGCGGTGGAAGAGATCACGGAACATCCCGCCGAAACGGACCAAGTTGAGCCCACCTCAGTACCACCAGAACAACCGGGAGCGATACCGGGTTTGGAAAAACCACCGGCGCCTACGAGTGACTATGACGATGACGGCATCCCCAAAGACGATCCCCAAACGCGCGAACCGGTCCACGAGTCCGTCGTCTCCACGCTCGAAGTGCTCATGCAGATTCTGCAGCATCCCTCCAAAACGAACAAATCGGTGGAGTATATCCTGGATGCTATCAACCTGTTGGTCTCTTACCGGTACGTGTCGGGTCGAGCGGGAGGAAGGGATGACGTATCCGGATCAGGATCCCAAACAGCCGTTTCTACGGAAAACGAGACGGATGATACGGTGGTGCAAGAACTCAGCGCCCCGTCGTCCTCTTTGTTGCATCGTCTCTTAGAGAGTGTCGCCAAGTGTTCGGAAATTTTAAACGTCGATGTCATTCACATTTGCTTGATCAAAACGTTAACGTCCATCATGACGTCTCCCAAATGTGGCGTGCATGAAGCATCCATGCTGTTGTGTTTGAAAGCAACCTTTCACGTCTTTCTGGTGACGAAATCACAAACCGCCAAGGACATGTCCAAAGCTGCGTTGCTCGACATGCTGCGCTCCGTCTTTTCGCGCATGGAAGCATACGACGTTATTGTGCGGAGCCGTCGGCATCACTTGGTCGGGTCGGAAGCCAGCGAGACGGAAATTGCTACCGATACGTCAGCGACGTTGGCCTCGCAAATTGATCTTTCCACTGGTAGCAACGGGAGCGACAACACCGGCACGTACCGTCCGCCTCCATTTACTTCTCAGTATCATACCGATAGCTACGTTTTGTTCCGCGCCTTGTGCAAAATGAGTGCCAAGGAATTACCCGCCGATACCACAGATTCGGAATCGAACACCACTTCCAACCGACTTTTTTCCACAAGCAGCAACGCAACGGACCCTATGGCTTTGAATAACAAACTCTTGTCACTCGATTTGATTCTGTCCAGTCTGGATTATTGTGGGGATGCTTTTGGACGCGAACCGCGCTTTTTGCACCTGGTGCAACATTATTTGTGCGTTAGTCTCTTGCAAAACTGTATGTCGCATCAAACTCAAGTGGCTTTCTTGTCCCAAAAGATATTCTTGATACTG GTTCACAAGTTTAAGGGCCATTTGaagcaagaaattgaagtcTTTTTGTCAAACATATTTCTGCGCGTGTTGGATTCTCCGAATTCAAGTTTCAAGCAAAAGGCCCTCGTTTTGGAATCATTGCGATCCTTGTGCCGGGATCCAACGTTGTTAACCCAAATCTTTCTGAACTACGACTGTGACTTCAATGCAATGAATCTTTACAAGGATATTGTCCATCAATTGACCAAACTTGGCGGAAAGGCTACCACAACGCTTTCGAGTTCATTTACGAAGaaagaagcggaagaagagtTCGAGCTTAGTTTGGCTGGTATGGAAGTGCTCGTGACTATTCTCAAAGCGTTTTTACGCGCACTGGCGCTTCCGGGAGGAGAGGATGATACGGATGACACGGCTGGAGCTGCAATTCGTGGTATTTTGCAACTAGACGTAGGTTTGGCTGCGACCAGCAAGTCACCTATCCACCCGTCGACAGCATCAAGTGCGTCTAGTGTAGTGTCCGAGGAATTGCCAAAATCCGACGGGAACGAAAGCGCAGAGGGAAATCGAAGCGCTCAAGTGGCGGGAAGGATTGTTGATGCCTTCGAAATGAAACGAAACGCAGAGCAGAACTTTGAGATCGGGGCTGTCAAGTTTACGCTCTCACTGAAAGGTGGCCTAGCTTTCTTCATCGCCAACGGTTTTGTTCGACGGAATGCACGAGATATTGCTCTGTTTTTCTTGCGTAACAGGGACAAGCTGGACAAGACCCAAATGGGTGAGGCGCTTGGGCGTGAACCCGACGCTGCCTTTGTCAAGGAAGAAGGTCTGGAATCCGACAACGGCGGTCCGGGATTTTGGGTAAGGATTCTTCATCACTATGCTGACGCTTTGGATTTGTCTGGCTTGCCTTTTGACGAGGCTATTCGGTTGTTTCTTTCTGGTTTTCGTCTGCCGGGTGAAGCACAGAAGATCGACCGCATTATGGAAAAGTTTGCCGAAAAGTTCACTTCCCAAAATCCCGACCTCTTTCCGTCGGCCGATACTGCATTCATTTTGGCTTTTTCAGTCATCATGCTGAACACTGATTTACACAATCCCAGCATCAAACCCGAACGGCGGATGACGGTTGATTCATTCGTTCGGAATAATAGTGGTATTGGCCAAGATGGTGGTGACTTACCGAAGGAATTCTTGGAAGAAATTTTTGACAGAATCAAAGAACAGCCATTCAGTCTGaaagaagacgatgccgCGCGGGAAAAAGCAGGCGCTCACAAGCAAATCTTCGATACATCTGTGTTTTTTGAACGCTCAACATTCTCGAGATCCACAGCTGATGACAAAAAGCGTGAAATgttcaaaaaggaaaaaaacGAAATGATGGCTGTGACTCAGCGTCTAATTCGGCGTCGCCCTGACCAGAACAACCGCTCACAGGCGACTTCACTGACGGATACTATTTCTCCTTCGGACGTGGTAAAACCAATGTTCGACGTGACATGGGGACCGATGATAGGGATTTTGTCGCAAGTCTTGGAATGTTCCGACGATGAGCGTGCCGTGGCCGTTTGCTTGAACGGTTTCGTGTACGCTGTCCGCATCGCTGCGCACAGTAAGATGTCTCTCGCCCGGGATACATTCGTCTCGTCGCTTGCGAAATTTACCTTTCTCGGTTCATTGAAAGAGATGAAGCGGAAGAATGTGGAGAGCATTCGGACTTTATTGAGCATTGCTGTCATTGACGGCGACTTCCTTAATGAAAGTTGGGGGCCGGTGCTACAGTGTATATCGCAATTAGCTCGCCTGAGACTCACAGCGTCAGGCCTCGACTCAGACGAGTCCTTTTTGGtcgaaaaagagaaagcaaagaaagctGCGACTCCTAATCGTGGTCGTGAAGCAGAAGAGAGTAATGGCCGCGCCGTACTGGAAGCGGTCCAGGAGGTTTTAATTTTTAAGGTTTTCTCTTCCTCCGTGAGCCTTTCAGCGAAAAGCCTCGGTCACTTTATATCCGAACTCATCGCTGTGTCTGAATCTGAAATTGCTGGTAACTCAAAGCAAGGCATCACGGGCATGGAGCCAACCGGAAACGGAACTGAGGCCACAAAGAAAATCGGCGATGGACCTGCGATTTTCTCGTTGCAGCGTCTAGTCGAGGTAGCGGATTATAACATGAACGTACGTCCCCGTCTCGTTTGGGCTCAAATATGGGTGATGATGGCCGATTATTTTGCAAAGATAGCATGCCATGAAAACGCTTTTGTCAGTGTGTTTGCAATTGACTCGTTGAAACAGTTGAGTTTCAAATTCTTGGAGAAACCCGAACTTTCGGAGTTCAATTTTCAGCGTTTGTTTTTAAAGCCATTTTTGGTTGTAATGGAAGATCCTTGCAGCAGAGAAGACGGACGCGAACTTGTTCTGCGATGTATCGACAATATGATTCGGACGAAAGCCTACAATCTTCGCAGCGGTTGGAAGGTTGTATTTTCTATATTGACCAGGTCAGCAACAGATCCAAGTGAAAAGATTGATTACCTGGGGCTTGCAACTCTTCAGCGCTTACTTGACGACCACCTGAATGATTTATTCATCCCTCTGGAAGACACTACATTGGTAAATGATCTCGAAGCCCTATCAGCTCTGGAACGTCGAAATCGAAATTCAAACGTTGACGACTTTGTCGGGCTCTGCAAGGCATCGCTATCTTTCGTACAGAGGGAGGATACAGACTCGCCTAGACCTGCGGGATTATCCATGAGAGCATTTTGCCATACTGCTATTTATTCTGATTTACTAGCAGCGAAACGAATTCTTCCTCCAGTATCTGGTGAACAG TTTGAAGACCGAGAAGAGGCCGGCTATACGTACCCGGAACTAGATAGGACTGAAGCCCTTGAAATGGTTCTTTGGCGACCACTGCTTGAAGGCTTAGCTGATGGCATTCGTTCCACTTTAAGAAGTAGCGCGGGTGGTGTTGGCTGCATTATTCAACGAGGAAGTGTTTTAGCCTTACGAGCTATCTTACTCCGACACGGACATATCTTCTCGACTAATCAAATTGCCGCCATTCTCAAATATACAGTAATTCCTGCTATTCAGGCCGGCGCGGAAGCAGATAAAGGTTCTGTTGTCAGTGTCACGTCGGAATCACCTTCTATTTCCAACATTGATTTTTTGGTCGATCCATATCCTATTCCACCCCCTCCTGACGATGTTTCACTACTTCGTTTTGAGGCAATGAATACAACCCCTCACAGTCGATCTTTGGGCCCAGCCGAATTAATGCTTGAGGCTAGTTTCTCCGACTTGAGACACTGTGGTGACGGAGACCTACGTCGTGCCTTTATCTTGGCAAAGaaagctgctgctgtcgCTCCGAAGGTCATCGAGCAAGCTTTCCCAGACAGTTGGATTGCAACTACTGCGCCGGTGGCTCTGGGACTCTTAACTGATATTGTGAGTGAACTTTGTCTCGAAAGAGGGCTTGACGGGCGTGAAAAAGTTTGGTCTTTAATATGTAATCAGTACACACTTTGGTATCTTGGCCGTGACAATCCAACATGGACTCCATGCGAAGCGTTGGTGCGAATCGCATGTCAAGAAATGCGTCGCTTTCCTAAGCGCTTGGCGGAGTTTTCACCGAAACTTGAAAGCAGTGAAGCCACCGCATGGTCAATTTCTGTCTGTTTGCTTTTTTCTAAGCTACTTTCGGAAAGCTCGCGAATTCAAATGGACACATGTAAGAGTTTGGTGCATCGCAAGGAGAAAGCGCTTGTTGTGCAGAAGTCAAAAGACACGGACACGGACAGTTTGGATGATGTTGACGATATTCCAATCACAACTCCGTATGGAAAAGGGCTCATAGTTAAGAACAGAAACGATCGCTATCGTGCAGAGATTGAAGGCGGGGCAGATATTTTCTTGGAGATGAATGTTATCTCTTTGGATTTTGGCGCATCCCTCTTCAGTCCAGTTGAAGGGTCGGTCCGAAAAGTGATTCCCCTAGAGGACGACAGAGACATATCATCGGTGCCAAGCACAGGTCAAGATCGACTTCGTCTCAGCGGCGGCATCCCCCGTGAAGTGAATG TGCCGAATGCTTACTGGCAAGAGCTTGTCCCCATATTAAAGATTCGATGCGTCGCAGCTCACTGTCTTCAGGAATCATTGGCAGTACTCATCGAAGATTTTGTTCTCTTCTTACCCGAAAATGTAGTGGTAGAGCTTCTCAAGACGCTGAACGGGTGTAGGGCGGCAGCACAGGAAGCAGCACGAGACGAGGATGTTGCCACAGCGTTCCAGGAAGCGTTGTTCCATGATTGGGGAGACGGTGTTGCCGAAGTGGAGCAAGCCTTGGAGAGTGCAGCTAGGCTTTCTCACTTGCATGGCAGCGCGATGTTCTTTTTGGCCCAAGAAGCCAGCGCAACTCAGGCATTGGTGAGTCTTCTGTCCCCTCTATATTTGCATAAGCAAGGTAGAGGAACCCTGCAAGTAGAGGAATGGGGTCGCAAGATGTTCGCGGAACCGCATGTCATGGCAGCAATTAAAGAAGTCACAAACAAATTCCTCGAGTCGGAAGAGAAAGATGGTCATTTAATCGACCCGAATGTCTGGCGTAATCTCCAAGAAAGCGGCGGCAAAGTCGCCTTATATTGCACTTTCTTTGGAACAGTTGTGGTCAATCTTTTGAAACTCATTCGCTCTGTTGAAGAAGATCAATTTTCCTTGCATCTCCAGGAATTCTTTCCGATACTGTGCAGTCTTGTTCTTGTTCAGAGTGACGAGATCCGCAAAGCTGTACAAGAAATACTGCAACTCCAGGTCGCTCCAATGTTACAAGTGAAAGTATAG
- a CDS encoding predicted protein, with amino-acid sequence MTSKAFFKSSIAPKLVQRVDMGRKAVEVWTTTCIVSNFGEKTDANCSILINPSNPELSGVSNFPYFPKGGPVPRDKPRSMHKDWQPLGFVSTWGGMEVGTGMMFPVSVVDGLVHQMGGWKLQAECAWLRLTKTEPCPIGSAVATTAGNDRLAAHYRSVIHTTPPFYDHSDSPKVSLRQCYKSATELAFADSSIARVAVPLLGSGARGFPMAVAIDVAAEASVEWARCVNDSMDDGVIGEKTLVFGLLEDSYAEQLLEHIERLRT; translated from the coding sequence ATGACTTCCAAagcctttttcaaatcctcTATCGCCCCGAAACTAGTTCAGCGGGTCGACATGGGACGAAAAGCCGTGGAAGTTTGGACTACCACTTGCATTGTTTCTAATTTCGGTGAGAAAACTGATGCCAACTGCTCCATTCTCATCAACCCATCGAATCCCGAACTTTCCGGCGTATCCAACTTTCCTTACTTTCCCAAAGGCGGTCCGGTACCTCGTGATAAGCCTCGATCAATGCACAAGGACTGGCAACCACTGGGTTTTGTCTCTACGTGGGGCGGCATGGAAGTCGGTACCGGAATGATGTTTCCTGTCTCCGTCGTAGATGGACTCGTACATCAAATGGGTGGTTGGAAACTCCAGGCCGAGTGCGCATGGCTTCGTCTTACCAAAACCGAACCGTGCCCGATCGGCAGCGCCGTCGCAACTACGGCCGGCAACGATCGACTTGCGGCCCATTACCGCAGCGTCATCCATACGACCCCACCGTTCTACGATCATTCTGATAGTCCCAAAGTGTCTCTGCGGCAGTGCTACAAGTCGGCGACGGAGTTGGCCTTTGCGGATTCATCGATAGCACGCGTAGCCGTGCCTCTTTTAGGATCCGGCGCCAGAGGGTTCCCAATGGCAGTGGCTATCGATGTAGCAGCCGAAGCGAGCGTGGAGTGGGCGCGCTGTGTAAACGATTCGATGGATGATGGTGTAATTGGAGAGAAGACGCTAGTGTttggtcttttggaagacTCATACGCAGAGCAATTATTGGAACACATAGAACGGCTCCGAACATAA
- a CDS encoding predicted protein: protein MSTLQEHRVEENARVSHPSEVPYDSSYDRVSSITGDVMMDLAGKKAKRLCRFPGCNRVIKSQGHCQRHGAKPKRCRVEGCQKQAQGTHDGMCKRHWKALHFPDPRNEMEKIPPAPEGESVYDSILPASIAYRPHLTSGARSLSQGDNEGDEEHDFEESRTASLHPHAAAEASWNTGGSSETGHVMPLINYLHDNAHKESGWHRNTERRARGMFPVTSLSAQLEPWERQLALVEILLLSGGTPYANFKNLSHAWGRERNFHQTLVNAVCERRGEVERKRRSDAGKRLSAAAKEAFRQKLKRSRQTTQEIAARMHVSMDGTIKEDDSKPMAM from the exons ATGAGTACATTACAAGAACACCGCGTCGAAGAAAACGCGCGAGTTTCACACCCATCGGAGGTGCCATACGATTCTTCCTACGACCGAGTATCCAGCATCACTGGTGACGTGATGATGGATCTCGCCGGCAAGAAAGCTAAACGGCTTTGTCGATTTCCGGGATGTAATCGCGTTATTAAAAGTCAGGGCCACTGTCAGAGACATGGGGCCAAACCCAAGCGATGTCGGGTGGAAGGCTGCCAAAAACAAGCACAAGGAACGCACGACGGAATGTGCAAGCGACATTGGAAG GCACTGCACTTCCCAGATCCCCGCAACGAAATGGAGAAGATACCGCCAGCACCAGAGGGGGAATCGGTGTACGACAGTATCCTGCCGGCCTCTATAGCCTACCGTCCGCATTTGACTTCAGGGGCACGTTCTCTCAGTCAGGGAGATAACGAGGGCGACGAGGAGCATGATTTCGAGGAGTCGAGAACGGCATCTTTGCATCCGCACGCGGCAGCAGAGGCATCGTGGAATACTGGGGGCTCTTCCGAAACGGGTCATGTCATGCCCTTGATAAATTACTTACATGATAACGCGCACAAGGAATCAGGCTGGCACCGCAATACAGAACGACGGGCCCGGGGAATGTTTCCCGTTACGAGTCTTTCGGCCCAGTTGGAACCCTGGGAACGACAGTTG GCTTTGGTGGAAATACTCTTGTTGAGTGGCGGTACGCCGTACGCCAATTTTAAGAATCTGTCGCATGCTTGGGGCCGCGAGCGCAACTTTCATCAAACGCTGGTCAACGCCGTTTGCGAACGTCGGGGCGAAGTCGAACGCAAACGTCGATCCGATGCGGGCAAGCGACTGTCAGCCGCAGCGAAAGAAGCCTTTCGTCAAAAACTAAAACGGTCACGGCAGACAACACAAGAAATTGCCGCACGCATGCACGTGAGCATGGATGGGACCATTAAGGAAGATGATTCCAAGCCTATGGCTATGTAA
- a CDS encoding predicted protein — SESQQEKAVEKFQRELQDNVYKNGGQVRDYQAEGISWMLSNYVNQRSSILADEMGLGKTLQTVGTVNIMATRLNGNGVFLVIAPLSTLSHWEREFKRWTDLNTIVYHGSGDDRRLIRELEFAYEDDRPKNTVVVITTPEMIVADDFVELTAVDWDAVIVDEAHRLKNHNSKLAINLRDNRFKFDHIILLTGTPIQNDVQEFWTLLNFIDPNGFDDVDKFMTKYGDMKSKERVDELHEEIRPFILRRLKEDVEKSVPPKEETLIEVELTLSQKQYYRALYEKNVKFLHKNNKKALDGPSLNNLAMQLRKCCNHVFLLKGVEEEFRNKGSLTLSEADFLVQGSGKLILLDKLLPRLKSEGHRVLVFSQFKIMLDILEDYFSMREMKFERIDGSITGKRRQQAIDRFQAPEIDGRKPPFIMMLSTRAGGVGINLTAADTCIIFDSDWNPQNDLQAQARCHRIGQTKEVKVYRLLTRKTYEMQMFHMSSMKMGLDQAVL; from the exons AGCGAGTCgcaacaagaaaaggcgGTTGAGAAATTTCAACGCGAGCTGCAAGATAACGTGTACAAAAACGGTGGCCAAGTCCGGGACTACCAGGCAGAAGGCATATCATGGATGCTGTCGAATTATGTTAATCAGCGATCTTCAATTCTGGCTGATGAG ATGGGTCTCGGGAAGACCCTCCAAACTGTCGGGACTGTCAACATTATGGCGACACGCCTTAACGGAAACGGTGTCTTTCTGGTGATCGCTCCGCTGTCGACTCTTTCACATTGGGAGCGGGAATTCAAGAGGTGGACCGATCTAAACACGATTGTGTATCATGGATCAGGTGACGACCGGCGGCTAATAAGGGAGCTTGAATTCGCATACGAAGATGACCGACCAAAGAATACGGTTG TCGTTATAACGACACCCGAAATGATTGTGGCGGACGACTTCGTTGAACTGACGGCTGTCGACTGGGATGCCGTGATTGTCGATGAAGCGCACCGGTTAAAGAACCACAACTCGAAGCTTGCTATCAATCTTCGAGACAATCGCTTCAAGTTTGACCATATTATTCTGCTTACCGGCACACCGATTCAAAATGATGTCCAAGAATTTTGGACGCTACTGAATTTTATCGATCCTAATGGATTTGACGACGTTGACAAATTTATGACGAAGTACGGCGACATGAAAAGCAAAGAGCGCGTTGATGAGTTGCACGAAGAAATAAGGCCATTCATTTTGCGGAGACTGAAAGAAGACGTCGAGAAGAGTGTGCCACCCAAAGAAGAGACTTTGATTGAAGTTGAGCTAACATTGTCCCAGAAGCAATACTACCGAGCATTGTATGAAAAGAATGTAAAATTTCTccacaaaaacaacaaaaaggcTCTTGACGGTCCCAGTCTCAACAATCTTGCGATGCAGCTACGAAAGTGTTGCAATCATGTCTTTCTTCTCAAGggtgttgaagaagagtTTAGGAATAAAGGAAGTCTTACTCTTTCGGAAGCTGATTTTCTCGTTCAAGGATCGGGAAAGCTGATCCTGCTAGACAAGCTACTCCCTCGTCTCAAAAGCGAGGGACACCGAGTACTCGTGTTTTCACAGTTCAAGATTATGCTCGATATTCTTGAGGATTATTTTTCAATGCGGGAAATGAAGTTTGAGCGCATTGACGGTTCCATCACTGGTAAACGGCGACAGCAAGCAATCGATAGATTCCAAGCCCCAGAGATTGATGGGAGAAAACCACCGTTTATTATGATGCTTTCTACAAGAGCCGGTG GGGTCGGAATCAACCTGACTGCTGCCGACACTTG CATTATTTTTGATTCAGACTGGAACCCGCAGAATGATTTGCAAGCCCAAGCGCGATGTCACCGAATTGGGCAGACGAAGGAAGTCAAAGTATATCGCCTCTTGACAAGAAAGACGTACGAAATGCAAATGTTTCATATGAGCTCGATGAAAATGGGACTTGATCAGGCTGTCCTT